The genomic stretch AGGCGGGCGATCGCGTGAAGACGGACCGGCGCGATGCGGGACGCCTCGCGCGGTGTCATCGCGCGGGGGACCTCACGCCGGTGTGGGTCCCCGATCCGGCCACCGAAGCGCTGCGCGATCTCGTGCGCGCCCGCGAGGTCGCCAAGCAGGACCAACTGCGGGCGCGGCACCGCGTGGGCAAGTTCCTGCTCCGCCATGGCCGCCACCGGCCGGAGGGGATGCGCAGTTGGACGGGGCGGCATCAGCTGTGGCTGGCGCGGGTCCGCTTCGACACCGCGGTGCTGCAAACGGTCTTTGAGGAGTATCGGGCGGAGCTCGACCACGTCGCCGCGCGCGTGCGGCGGCTCGAGCAGGCGATCACGGCGGCACTGCCCACGCTCGCGCCCGCGCAGCAGGCGCTGGTGGGCGCGCTCGCCGCCCTGCGCGGCGTGCAATGCCTGACCG from Gemmatimonadaceae bacterium encodes the following:
- a CDS encoding IS110 family transposase: MSRTVRYVGLDVHAETITAAVADADGTLQECGTIPNRPEAVRKLLAKLGEAETLRVCYEAGPTGYALYWQLAGLGIACSVVAPSLIPTKAGDRVKTDRRDAGRLARCHRAGDLTPVWVPDPATEALRDLVRAREVAKQDQLRARHRVGKFLLRHGRHRPEGMRSWTGRHQLWLARVRFDTAVLQTVFEEYRAELDHVAARVRRLEQAITAALPTLAPAQQALVGALAALRGVQCLTATTLVSEVGTLRRFATARQLMAYAGLVPREHSSGGSVRRGAIT